TTGTCGAGGTCGAGAATATCGTGCGGCATCTGCGCATGGGCAAAACGCCGTATCAGGCGGCGATGGAGGCGGCCGACGAGATCGGCCTGGCGGTGGTCGCCACGACCTTCACGCTGGTCGCGGTGTTTTTGCCGACGGCCTTCATGAGCGGCATTGCTGGCAAGTTCTTCAAGCAGTTCGGCTGGACGGCGGCGCTGGCGGTCATCGCCTCGCTGGTGGTGGCGCGGGTGCTGACGCCGATGATGGCCGCGTATATCCTGAAACCCATCGTCGGCGACCACAAGGAGCCCGGCTGGCTGAAGATTTACATGCGCGCGGCCGCCTGGTGCCTCAAGCACCGCGTGGTCACGATGGTCATGGCGACGCTGTTTTTTGTCGGCTCGATCTTGCTGATTCCGCTGCTGCCGACCGGTTTCATCCCGCCCGACGACAACTCGCAGACGCAGGTTTATCTGGAATTGCAGCCCGGCTCAAGCCTGAAGCAGACCGAAGCGGCGGCTGAACAGGCGCGGCTGATGATTTCAAAAGTCGAGCATGTGCGCAGCGTGTACACCACGATTGGCGGCGGCACGGCGGGCAGCGACCCGTTTGCCGGCTCGGGCGCGGCCGAAACCCGCAAGGCCACGCTGACCGTCCAGCTGGCCGAACGCGGCGACCGGCCGCGCAAGCAGGGCATCGAGAACCAGATGCGCAGCGCGCTGGAGCAGTTGCCCGGCGTGCGCAGCAAGGTCGGTCTCGGCGGATCTGGCGAAAAATACATCCTGGTGCTGACCAGCGAAGACCCGCTGGCCCTTGGCGCCGCCGCGCGCGCGGTCGAAAAGGACTTGCGCACCATTCCCGGCCTGGGCAGCGTGGCGTCGAGCGCCAGCCTGATCCGCCCCGAAATCGCCGTGCGGCCCGACTTTGCGCGCGCCGCCGACCTGGGCGTGACGAGCAGCGCGATCGGCGACACGCTGCGCATCGCCACGCTGGGCGACTATGACGTGTCGCTGCCCAAGCTTAATTTGTCCGAGCGCCAGGTGCCCATCGTCGTCAAGCTGGCCGACGCGGCGCGCCGGGACTTGAGCGTGCTGGAGCGGCTCTCGGTGCCGGGCGCCAAGGGGCCGGTGATGCTCGGCCAAGTCGCCACGCTGGAGATCGCCAGCGGCCCGGCCATCATCGACCGCTACGACCGCTCGCGCAACGTGAACTTCGAGATCGAGCTGTCCGGCCTGCCGCTGGGCGACGTGACCAAGGCGGTGCAGGAACTGCCCGCCGTGAAGAACCTGCCCGCCGGCGTGAAGGTGGTGGAAATCGGCGACGCCGAGGTCATGGGCGAGCTGTTCGCCAGCTTCGGCCTGGCGATGCTGACCGGCGTGCTGTGCATCTACATCGTGCTGGTGCTGCTGTTCAAGGACTTTTTGCACCCGGTGACGATTCTGGCGGCGCTGCCCTTGTCTTTGGGCGGGGCCTTCGTCGGCCTGCTGATCGCGCAAAAGAGCTTTTCGATGCCCTCGCTGATCGGCCTGATCATGCTGATGGGCATTGCCACCAAGAACTCGATCTTGCTGGTCGAGTACGCCATCGTGGCGCGGCGCGGACACGACGGCAGCGACGGCCATCCGGTGGTCGCAGGCATGAGCCGGCGGGACGCGCTACTGGACGCCTGCCACAAGCGCGCCCGGCCCATCATCATGACCACGCTGGCCATGGGCGCCGGGATGCTGCCGATTGCGCTGGGCTTTGGCGCGGCGGATTCGAGCTTTCGCTCGCCGATGGCGGTCGCCGTGATCGGCGGGCTGATCACCTCGACGGTGCTGAGTTTGCTGGTGGTGCCGGCGGTGTTTACGTATATGGATGACCTGGAGCAGTTCAGCCGGCGCATGGCGGGGAAGCTGCGGGGGAAGCCGGTTGAGGCAGTAGCGGTGCGGGTTGGGGATGTGGCGCCGTGAGAGGAACCCCTATGCACCGCGCCCTTGTCCCTCTTCTCGTAGCAGTTCTCTGCGCTCAGCCTTATGAGACAGTCTCAGCTGAAAGTCAGTGCTACGGAACGGTCAGCAAGGGCCGAATTGAAGACAGCGTCAAGCTTCCATCCGGTGGGTCCAACTTCTCCGCTTACAGCATGCTGGGAACTGCCATAGGTCGCACGCATGTCCACTCAAAGGTTGCAGAGGTCATCGTCACGGCTTACGCGGCGCTCGCTGCAGCCGATCCATCTGCACGCTTTGTATACGGGGAAACGGGTTGGCCTTCAGGTGGCCGTATTCGTCCGCATCGCACCCATCAGAATGGCCTGTCTGTTGATTTCTTTGTCCCAGTGCGAAACGCTGCTGGGAAATCTCTGCCTCTGCCAACAAGTATTACCAATCGGCTCGGCTACGACATCGAGTTCAATGCGATCGCAAACTATCACGAGTACGGCATTGACTTCTTAGCCATGTCTGAACACCTTTACCAATTACATGTGGCCGCCAAATCCAAAGGTGTAGGTATTTCTCTGGTCATTTTCGACAACGCTTTCTTGCCACAGCTGTTCTCTACACCGCACGGCCCTTACCTCCAGCAGAACCTGCCATTCATGAAAGGCAAGCCTTGGGTGCGCCATGACGAGCATTACCACGTTGACTTCAGTGTCCCGTGCAAGCCGAATGCGGGCTAAGCCTTCCGCGAGTTCAGGACAACCGCCCAATGACAAATTTCTAATGCAATTAGCCTTCTGCGCAATCAGGATATGCACAATAAGCTATTAATTTAATAGCAAATCTCACCCCGAAGTATCATCCCCGCGAATCTTCTTCACCAGCGCAGTCGTCGAATAGCCATCGACAAACGGAATCGCCAGCGCCTGCCCGCCGTAGGCTTTCACTATCGCCGTTTCGGCCAGTTTGTCCATGTCGTAGTCGCCGCCCTTGACCAGCACGTCGGGCTTGATCTCGCTGATCAGCTCCAGCGGCGTGTTCTCGTCGAACCAGGTCACCAGGCTGACCGATTCGAGCGCGGCGATCAGCACGGCGCGGTCTTCCTGCCGGTTCAGCGGGCGCTCCGGGCCTTTGCCCAAGCGCCGGGCCGAGGCGTCGGTGTTCAGCGCCACCACCAGGCTGGCGCCGAGCTGGCGCGCCTGCGCCAGGTAGGTCGCGTGGCCGCAGTGCAGCACGTCGAACACGCCGTTGGTGAAGACGACGGGAGGCGGCAGCGCGGCGACGCGGGCGGGTGCGTCCTCGCGGGCGACGATCTTGTCCAGAAATGCAGGAGGCTTCATGAAACGTGGGGTGTGGCGCCGGGCTCCGGGGACGCGGCCATCTGGCGCCCCAGTTCCTTGCGGTAGTGGTTGAGCTGCTGGACGGTCTTGAAAGGCTGGCCCAGCAAAAGCCCCAGATTGTGCAGGATGCGCTCGACCACGCGGCTTTCCCACGCCGCATCGAAGCAGATTTGCGTGTCCAGCCAGTGTTCCAGCCACTCGGGGTCGGGCAGGCGACTCTGGACGGTATCGCGCGGGAACAAAGCTTTGTTGACATGCAGGTTGGTCGGATGCAGCGCTTGCGAGGTACGCCGCGCGCTGGCCATCAGCACGCCGACCTTGGCGAAAGCCGCCCGGGCCGCGATGCCGGACTGGCCGATGGCGCGCTTCATGTAGCGCAGGTAGGCGCCGCCGTGCCGCGCCTCGTCCTGGCCGATCAGAGTGTAGATTTGCTTGATGACCGGCTCGGTATGCCATTCGCTGGCGCAGCGGTACCAGTGGTTCAGGCGAATCTCGCCGCAAAAATGCAGCATCAGGGTTTCGAGCGGCGGCGCGGGCTCGAACTCGAAGCGCACCGCGTGCAGCTCTTGCTCGGTCGGCACCAGCTCGGGCCGGAAACGCCGCAGGTATTCCATCAGCACCAGCGAATGCTTTTGCTCCTCGAAGAACCAGATCGACATGAAGGCCGAGAAATCGCTGTCGCCCCGGTTGTCGCGCAGGAACATCTCCGTCGCCGGCAGGGCCGACCACTCGGTGATCGCGTTCATGCGGATGGTCTGGGCCTGCTCGTCGGTCAGCAGCGAACCGTCAAAAGCGGACCACGGGATGTCGGTGTCCATGTTCCAGCGCACGGCTTCGAGCTGCTTGAACAATTCGGGGTAAAGCATGGGAACTCCTTCGCCGGCAGATACTCAATTGATCCTGTGCTGGATGCAGCGCTTGTCTGGATATTCATTGGATTTTAGGAACGGACTGTGACAAGCAACGCCATCAGGGCCTTTGCAGCACAGCCAGCCCGGGCAGCAAAAAATCTGAATCCAGTCGCAAGCCCCCCTGCGTATAAACGTAAATCATCATTTTTAATGTAAGCACGCCATGGACGCTTTTCCCCTCCCCTTTGTGGCTTGGGCGCTCATCGCCAGCGCTGCGCTGGCCACTTTCCCCGCAGGCGCGGCCAGTTCCGATGCGCCGTCCTGCCCCGCGCTTTTGCAACAAAACGTGCTGCGCCTGCAGGATGAAAAACCGCAGTCGCTGTGCCAGTACAGCGGCAAGGTCGTGGTGGTCGTCAACACCGCCAGCTTTTGCGGCTTTACCCCGCAGTACAAGGGCCTGGAAGCGCTGCATGCCAAATACCAGGGGCGCGGCCTGGTGGTGCTGGGCTTTCCGTCCAACGATTTCTCTCAGGAAACCGGCAGCAACAAGGAGATTGCCGACTTTTGCGAGAACACCTTTGGCGTGAAATTCCCGATGTTCACCAAGACCCGCGTGACCGGCAAGGACGCCAGCCCGCTCTTTAAACAGCTGGCCGACAAGACCGGCACCGCACCGCGCTGGAACTTCTACAAATACATCATTGCGCGCGACGGCACGGCGGTGGCCGCCTTCAATTCCATGACCGACCCGGCAGGCGGCAAGTTCGTGGCCGAAATCGAAAAGCAGCTGGCCAGGCCATGAGCCCGGCAAGCCCCTGCGTACAGGCTGCAAAACGCTTAACAAAAATTTACCGAAGCCTTTTCCGGCAAGCAGGAACTCGTTTAGGCTGTCTTCAGTCTTATTGCTTATATCGTTTACCTTGTATCAAGCCTTGCGCAGCAATACACGAACAAGGTAACCACCGTTTCATTGTTGCGAAGCCTTTCCGGCCATCCAGGCCGGTCTGCATGTCCGGGGCGGTTTCACTCCTCCCTCACTCCCTTGTTCGCACCGGGACGCTTCGCAACATTTTTATCTCCGGGGCAGCGGCATGCGCAGTCATGGCCGCGCTCCCGCAGGGGTCGCGCGCGGCTTCAGCCCGCCGGCACTTCCACGAAGCTCGGGCGCAGGGCGAGCTTTTGCTGCAGCTTGGCCAGCTTGGGATGGTTTTCACGCCAGGCGATCTCGGGGAAGCGAAAGTCCAGATAACCCAGTGCACAGCCGACCGCCACATCCGACAGGCTGAAATGAACGCCGCTGCAATACGCCTTGTCGCCCAGGCCCTTGCTCATGGCCTGCAGCGCAGTGTCGATTTTTCCCATCTGCCGCGTGATCCAGGCGTCGCAGCGCTGCTCGGCGCTGCGGCCGGACCAGGTCGCCTCCAGCCGGGCCAGCAGGGCGGCATCCATGATGCCATCGGCCAGCGCCTCCCAGGTCTTGACCTCGGCGCGCTCCCGGCCCTGCGCAGGAATCAGCTTGCCCACCGGCGACAGCGTGTCCAGGTATTCGACGATGACGCGCGAGTCGAATATCGCCTCGCCCGCCTCCATGATCAGGCTGGGCACCTTGCCCAGCGGATTGGAGATACTCATGGTTGAATTTTCGGCCCAGACATCTTCCAGTACAAACTGGTAGTCGAGCTTTTTTTCTGCCATGACGATGCGCACCTTGCGTACATAGGGGCTGGTGGCGGATCCGATGAGTTTCATGATGAAGTTAAGTTCTTGTCGTGGTCCGGGAGATGGTAGATTCTATCGAGTCAAGACACGGCTTGAATAACATGGCGGCAGGCCATGAAGATATGCAGTTTTTCATCCATTAAACCGGCGCCAAACCCCTGGCCAGCGCCGCCTACAATCACACCCCATGAGCTTTTCACCCATCAACGCCCTGTCGCCGCTGGACGGCCGATACGTCGCCAAACTCGCCACCCTGCGCCCCCTGATGTCCGAGCAGGGCTATATGCACCGCCGGGTCCAGGTCGAAATTGCCTGGTTCATTGCGCTGTCAGACGCCAAATTCGCCGAATTCAAGCCGCTCAGCCCCGGCGCGCGCACCTATTTGCTGGGCCTGGTCAAGAACTTCTCCGAAGCCGACGCCTGCGCCATCAAGACGATTGAAAAAACCACCAATCACGATGTCAAGGCCGTCGAATACTGGATCAAGTCCAAATTCGAAGCCCGGCCCGAGCTGCAGGCCGCCAGCGAATTCGTTCACTTTGCCTGCACCAGCGAAGACATCAACAACACCAGCCAGGCCCTGCAGCTCAAGAGCAGCCGCGAGCAGGTCGTGCTGCCGGCGCTCGACAAGGTCATCGACAAGCTGCGCCAGCTGGCGCACGCGCATGCCGACGTGCCCATGCTCAGCCGCACCCACGGCCAGACCGCCAGCCCGACCACCGTCGGCAAGGAAATCGCCAACGTGGTGGTGCGGCTGGTCAATACCCGCGAAAAGATCGCCGGCATCAAGCTGATGGCCAAGATGAACGGCGCCGTGGGCAACTTCAACGCCCACCTGGCCGCCTGGCCCGACTTCGACTGGGAAGCCTTCAGCCGCCATGTGATTGAAACGCCCGAGCCGCTGGGCCTGGGCCTGACCTTCCAGCCCTACAGCATCCAGATCGAGCCGCACGACTACATGGCCGAGCTGTTCGACGCGGTGGCGCGCACCAACACGATTCTGATCGACCTGGCGCGCGACATCTGGGGTTACGTCAGCGTCGGCTACTTCAAGCAGCGCCTCAAAGAAGGCGAAATCGGCTCCTCGACCATGCCGCACAAGGTCAACCCGATTGACTTTGAAAACGCCGAGGGCAACCTGGGCCTGGCCAACGCGCTGCTGCGCCACATGAGCGAAAAGCTGCCCATCAGCCGCTGGCAGCGCGACCTGACCGACTCGACCGTGCTGCGCAACATGGGCGTGGCGCTGGGTTATGCCGTGCTGGCCTACAACTCGCTGTGCATCGGCCTGAACAAGCTCGAACTCAACAACGAAGCGCTGGCCGACGACCTGGACAATTCATGGGAAGTGCTGGCCGAGCCGATCCAGACGGTCATGCGCCGCTACGCCGTAGCGGGCGCCTACGAAAAGCTCAAGGAAGTCACGCGCGGCAAGACCGTCCGGCCCGAAGACCTGCACGGCCTGATCCGGTCGCTGGAAATCCCCGACGCCGCCAAGGAACGCCTGCTGGCCATGACGCCGGGCAGCTATGTCGGCATGGCGGCGGAACTGGCCAAACGGGTGTAAGCGGGTTTCAGCGGATTCCTGAACATTGAAAACGGGCTTTGAACAGCCCGCTTTTTTTGTGCCCGGCGCCAAGCTGCAGCGCTCAGGCCAAACCTGCCGGCATGGCCGTTCCGCAATGCCAGCACTGCTCGAACCCGCCTTCCACCGTTTCGCCGCAGCGGCACAGCCAGCGGCGCTGCGGCATGTTCTGCAGCGCGTCCAGCAAGGCGCGCGCGCCGGCTTGCTCTTCGTCGTTCGTCAGCCAGACTTCGGGCTGGCACTGGTCGGGCGGCAATTCGCCCGCCACGCTGCCCAGGAAATAGCGCTGCATGCTGGCTGAATAACCGGCCTGCTGCAAGGCGTCCACCCACAGCGCGGCGATGGCAATATTCGGGGCACGGGTCAGGCGAAGCATGCCGGCAGTGTAGCGCTTAAATACGGATCACTCTTAAAATGATAGCTGCCAGCGCACTGTGCATATGCGCAAACACCCTATTTTGCTTAAAAATGCACCGGCAAAACTACTTTTTTTCCAGCGCCCGGTCGGCATAACGGCCAAAACGCCAGGCCGTGGCCTCCTGGGTGATGCGCCGCCAGGTGATTCGTTTTTCAACCGCACTCATCGCCAGCCAGTGCTGCACCTCTTCAAAAGTGCGGCCGCAGCCCTTGCACAATGCATCGCCCTGGCTGGTCGAGCAGATGGCGATGCACGGCGTGTCGGCCGTGGTGTCGTACCAGGCATGCCAGGCCGCCAGCGCCCCGGCCGGAAAATCGGCTTCGTCGGCCGTGTCCTGGTGCTCGAACACCATGCGCGCATACACGCCGGCCAGGGCGCGCACCTCGGGCGCCAGCGTCACGCCGTCGGCCGAGGGGTGTTTGCCGCGCCAGTAATTGATGGCGGCTTCGATGTCGATGATGTGGATGCCGGGCATGGGAGCATGGGAAGAAGAAAAAAAAGCAAAAGGCGCCGCGGGCAACATGGCCTGGGCCGGGCGCCTGATTATCGGCCGGTCGGCCGCCCTGTTCCGGGGGCCGGGGAAATCCGCAAAAGACCACAGCAATTGCAATGAAATACCAAGTCCTGTCCAATACCGGCTTCGAAGGGGAGTAACTCCCTGGTTGTTGCGGGGCCTGTTTCATCCACAGCCCGCCACAACCGCTTCGGCAAGTCGTCAATACGAAGTTCACGCTTCCGGCTTGCCGGGCATGCAGCCCTGCTGCAGGCCGAGCCAGACCTTCGATTGAAACCGGTGCAGGTTCAATCGAGGTGTTCGTGGCGTTTGAAAAATCCCATCCACAACTTCGCCTGGCCCTGTCCGGTTTCACCCCTGCGGACAGCCGTTCATCCGGCTGTCCACCCTTGAAACCTGAATCTGGAAAGCCTGCGCAATGGAATTATTTTCAACCCCCTGGTGGTCGGCCCTGCTGGCCATCATTTTGATTGACCTGGTACTGGCCGGCGACAACGCCATCGTGATTGCGCTGGCCGCGCGCAACCTGCCGCCCCATCTGCAGAAAAAAGCCATCGTCTGGGGCGCTGCCGGGGCGATCGTGGTGCGCTCGGTGATGACCATCGGCGTGGTGTGGCTGCTGAAAATCCCCGGCCTGATGCTGGTCGGCGGACTGGGCCTGCTGTGGGTGGCCTACCAGTTGCTGGCCGACCAGGGCGACAAGGAACATGACGGTCCGGTGGCCAGCACCTTCTGGGGCGCGATGAAAACCATTGTGATCGCCGACGCGCTGATGGGCATCGACAACGTGCTGGGCGTCGCCGGTGCGGCGCATGGCGCGTTTGACCTGGTCGTCATCGGCCTGCTGGTGAGCGTGCCCATCGTGGTGTTCGGCAGCACCATGGTGCTCAAGCTGGTCGAGCGCTTCCCCGTCATCATCAAGATCGGCGCGGCCGTGCTGGCCTTCACCGCCGCCAAAATGATTGTCGGCGAGCAGCTGCTTGACCGCATCTATGGCGGCCCCGCCGCCTTGCCGTCCGCGCAGTCCCTGCATACCGCCGCCGAGTGGGCCACCTATGCCGCCGCCGTCGCGGGTGTGCTGGCCGCCGGCTGGTGGGCCAACCGCCGCGCCCAGGCGACACGCCAGTCGGCCTGAGAGGCCTTGAGCGCCCCTTGAGCTGCCGTTGATGCCAAAAATCGGCAGTGGTATTCTGGCGCCATGAAACTTCTCCTCAAATGGCTGCTCAGCGCCGCCGCCCTGCTGGCGGTGGCCTACCTGTATTCGGGCGTGGTGGTGACCAGCTTTACCGGCGCGCTGATTGCGGCGGCGGTGCTCGGCGCGCTGAACATGGTGGTGCGCCCGGTCCTGGTGCTGCTGACGCTGCCGGTGACGGTGATCACGCTGGGGCTGTTCCTGTTTGTCGTCAATGCCCTGATGTTCTGGGCGGCGGCCAGCCTGGTCAGCGGGCTGAACGTCAACGGCTTCGGCGCCGCGCTGCTGGGCTCGCTGATCTACTCGGTGCTACAGCTAGCGATTGACTTTGTCCTCGAGCGCCTGCTCTTTAAGGATTGACTCGACCTGCCGGGTGCGGGTGTCGATGATCGAGCCTTCCACATAATCGGCGCTGGCCGGGCTGCTGCGCATCAAGCCCTGCGCCGCCTTGAAGCGGTCCAGCGCAGCGGCGTAGTCGAGCTGGGCGGCGCGGCTTTCGGCATCGGCCCGGATCGCCCGCACCGGCTGGTTTTGCTGGCCGCAGGCAACGGCCAGCAACTGCCAGGCCATCGCATCGCGGGGATGGACGGCCACCCAGGTCTGCAGCGCCTGCGACACGTCCGGCGCGCGGCTGGCCGCCATCAGCGCCTT
This DNA window, taken from Polaromonas hydrogenivorans, encodes the following:
- a CDS encoding efflux RND transporter permease subunit, producing the protein MNVSSWSIKNPIPAVMLFVLLAFGGMLSFNAMKVQNFPDIDLPTVSVSASLPGAAPAQLETEVARKLENSIATVQGLKHIMTKVQDGGVSVTAEFRLEKPVQEAVDDVRSAVARVRSDLPADVRDPVVTKVDLAGQPILAFTIASSRMDAEALSWFVDNDISRKLLAVRGVGAVNRVGGVTREVRVALDPSRLQALGASAADISRQLKQVQTESAGGRTDLGGSEQPVRTLATVKSAQELGALELALSDGRRIRLSDVATVSDTVSEPRSAALLDGKPVVGFEVARSRGESEVTVGAAVQAALKDLKAQHPDLVLTEAFNFVQPVQEEYDGSMHLLYEGAILAVLVVWLFLRDWRATFVSAVALPLSVIPAFIGMSMLGFSINVITLLALSLVIGILVDDAIVEVENIVRHLRMGKTPYQAAMEAADEIGLAVVATTFTLVAVFLPTAFMSGIAGKFFKQFGWTAALAVIASLVVARVLTPMMAAYILKPIVGDHKEPGWLKIYMRAAAWCLKHRVVTMVMATLFFVGSILLIPLLPTGFIPPDDNSQTQVYLELQPGSSLKQTEAAAEQARLMISKVEHVRSVYTTIGGGTAGSDPFAGSGAAETRKATLTVQLAERGDRPRKQGIENQMRSALEQLPGVRSKVGLGGSGEKYILVLTSEDPLALGAAARAVEKDLRTIPGLGSVASSASLIRPEIAVRPDFARAADLGVTSSAIGDTLRIATLGDYDVSLPKLNLSERQVPIVVKLADAARRDLSVLERLSVPGAKGPVMLGQVATLEIASGPAIIDRYDRSRNVNFEIELSGLPLGDVTKAVQELPAVKNLPAGVKVVEIGDAEVMGELFASFGLAMLTGVLCIYIVLVLLFKDFLHPVTILAALPLSLGGAFVGLLIAQKSFSMPSLIGLIMLMGIATKNSILLVEYAIVARRGHDGSDGHPVVAGMSRRDALLDACHKRARPIIMTTLAMGAGMLPIALGFGAADSSFRSPMAVAVIGGLITSTVLSLLVVPAVFTYMDDLEQFSRRMAGKLRGKPVEAVAVRVGDVAP
- a CDS encoding penicillin-insensitive murein endopeptidase, which codes for MHRALVPLLVAVLCAQPYETVSAESQCYGTVSKGRIEDSVKLPSGGSNFSAYSMLGTAIGRTHVHSKVAEVIVTAYAALAAADPSARFVYGETGWPSGGRIRPHRTHQNGLSVDFFVPVRNAAGKSLPLPTSITNRLGYDIEFNAIANYHEYGIDFLAMSEHLYQLHVAAKSKGVGISLVIFDNAFLPQLFSTPHGPYLQQNLPFMKGKPWVRHDEHYHVDFSVPCKPNAG
- the rfaE2 gene encoding D-glycero-beta-D-manno-heptose 1-phosphate adenylyltransferase — protein: MKPPAFLDKIVAREDAPARVAALPPPVVFTNGVFDVLHCGHATYLAQARQLGASLVVALNTDASARRLGKGPERPLNRQEDRAVLIAALESVSLVTWFDENTPLELISEIKPDVLVKGGDYDMDKLAETAIVKAYGGQALAIPFVDGYSTTALVKKIRGDDTSG
- a CDS encoding ferritin-like domain-containing protein, translated to MLYPELFKQLEAVRWNMDTDIPWSAFDGSLLTDEQAQTIRMNAITEWSALPATEMFLRDNRGDSDFSAFMSIWFFEEQKHSLVLMEYLRRFRPELVPTEQELHAVRFEFEPAPPLETLMLHFCGEIRLNHWYRCASEWHTEPVIKQIYTLIGQDEARHGGAYLRYMKRAIGQSGIAARAAFAKVGVLMASARRTSQALHPTNLHVNKALFPRDTVQSRLPDPEWLEHWLDTQICFDAAWESRVVERILHNLGLLLGQPFKTVQQLNHYRKELGRQMAASPEPGATPHVS
- a CDS encoding glutathione peroxidase, yielding MDAFPLPFVAWALIASAALATFPAGAASSDAPSCPALLQQNVLRLQDEKPQSLCQYSGKVVVVVNTASFCGFTPQYKGLEALHAKYQGRGLVVLGFPSNDFSQETGSNKEIADFCENTFGVKFPMFTKTRVTGKDASPLFKQLADKTGTAPRWNFYKYIIARDGTAVAAFNSMTDPAGGKFVAEIEKQLARP
- a CDS encoding glutathione S-transferase N-terminal domain-containing protein: MKLIGSATSPYVRKVRIVMAEKKLDYQFVLEDVWAENSTMSISNPLGKVPSLIMEAGEAIFDSRVIVEYLDTLSPVGKLIPAQGRERAEVKTWEALADGIMDAALLARLEATWSGRSAEQRCDAWITRQMGKIDTALQAMSKGLGDKAYCSGVHFSLSDVAVGCALGYLDFRFPEIAWRENHPKLAKLQQKLALRPSFVEVPAG
- the purB gene encoding adenylosuccinate lyase; this translates as MSFSPINALSPLDGRYVAKLATLRPLMSEQGYMHRRVQVEIAWFIALSDAKFAEFKPLSPGARTYLLGLVKNFSEADACAIKTIEKTTNHDVKAVEYWIKSKFEARPELQAASEFVHFACTSEDINNTSQALQLKSSREQVVLPALDKVIDKLRQLAHAHADVPMLSRTHGQTASPTTVGKEIANVVVRLVNTREKIAGIKLMAKMNGAVGNFNAHLAAWPDFDWEAFSRHVIETPEPLGLGLTFQPYSIQIEPHDYMAELFDAVARTNTILIDLARDIWGYVSVGYFKQRLKEGEIGSSTMPHKVNPIDFENAEGNLGLANALLRHMSEKLPISRWQRDLTDSTVLRNMGVALGYAVLAYNSLCIGLNKLELNNEALADDLDNSWEVLAEPIQTVMRRYAVAGAYEKLKEVTRGKTVRPEDLHGLIRSLEIPDAAKERLLAMTPGSYVGMAAELAKRV
- a CDS encoding DUF3717 domain-containing protein; this translates as MPGIHIIDIEAAINYWRGKHPSADGVTLAPEVRALAGVYARMVFEHQDTADEADFPAGALAAWHAWYDTTADTPCIAICSTSQGDALCKGCGRTFEEVQHWLAMSAVEKRITWRRITQEATAWRFGRYADRALEKK
- a CDS encoding TerC family protein, whose product is MELFSTPWWSALLAIILIDLVLAGDNAIVIALAARNLPPHLQKKAIVWGAAGAIVVRSVMTIGVVWLLKIPGLMLVGGLGLLWVAYQLLADQGDKEHDGPVASTFWGAMKTIVIADALMGIDNVLGVAGAAHGAFDLVVIGLLVSVPIVVFGSTMVLKLVERFPVIIKIGAAVLAFTAAKMIVGEQLLDRIYGGPAALPSAQSLHTAAEWATYAAAVAGVLAAGWWANRRAQATRQSA
- a CDS encoding phage holin family protein; protein product: MKLLLKWLLSAAALLAVAYLYSGVVVTSFTGALIAAAVLGALNMVVRPVLVLLTLPVTVITLGLFLFVVNALMFWAAASLVSGLNVNGFGAALLGSLIYSVLQLAIDFVLERLLFKD